The nucleotide sequence CTCGGGGGTGACGACTTCGATAAGAAGATCGTGGATTACTTGGCTGAAGACTTCCAGCGCAATGAAGGCATTGACCTGCGCAAGGACAAGCAAGCCTTGCAACGTCTGACCGAAGCCGCTGAGAAAGCCAAGATTGAGCTGTCTAGTGCCGGACAGGCAGAAATCAACCTGCCCTTCATCACGGCGACTCAAGATGGTCCTAAGCATTTAGAAACGACGCTAACGCGGGCCAAGTTTGAGGAACTCGTTTCCGACCTGATTGATCGTTGTCGCATTCCCGTTGAGCAGTCGCTTAAAGATGCCAAGCTCAATCGCGAAAACATTGACGAAGTGGTACTGGTCGGTGGTTCCACCCGGATTCCCGCTGTTCAGGAAGTCGTCAAAAAAATCTTGGGCAAAGCGCCGAACCAGACCGTGAACCCGGATGAAGTGGTGGCCATTGGTGCAGCCATTCAGGGCGGCGTGTTGGCTGGCGAAGTGAAGGACATCCTGCTGCTGGACGTGACACCGCTCTCCCTCGGTGTAGAAACCCTGGGCGGCGTGATGACCAAGCTCATTCCTCGGAACACCACTGTCCCCACCAAGAAGTCTGAGACCTTCTCCACGGCAGTGGATGGTCAGACCAATGTGGAAATTCACGTGCTCCAGGGTGAGCGGGAAATGTCCACCGATAACAAGAGCCTGGGTACCTTCCGCTTGGATGGCATTCCCCCGGCACCTCGAGGCGTGCCTCAGATTGAGGTGACCTTTGACATCGATGCCAACGGGATCTTGAGCGTTACTGCCAAGGATAAGGGCACGGGCAAAGAGCAGACCATCAGTATCACGGGCGCTTCGACTTTGGATGATAACGAAGTCGATCGCATGGTGAAAGACGCTGAAGCCAATGCGGCGGCTGACAAAGAGCGCCGTGAACGGGTCGAACTCAAGAACCAGGCCGACACGCTGGCCTATCAAGCCAAGAAGCAGATTGAAGAGCTGGGCGATAAAGTGCCAGCCGATGAGAAGACCAAGATTGATGGTCAGATCAAAGAGCTGGAAGAAGCCGTGGCGTCTGAAGACTACGACAAGATGAAGTCTTTGACCACGGAAGTGCAGCAAGCGCTGTACAGCATCAGCGCCAACCTGTATCAGCAGGCGGGCGGCCCTGAGGCGGCGGCTGGTGGCGAAGCCCCTGGCGGTGACGCTGGAGATGCAGGTTCCAGCGGTGGCGAAGATGTTATCGACGCTGAATTTACTGAGCCTGAGAACAAGTAAGTTCTCAGCGGTCGACAGGCCCTTCTGGAAACCTGTCGACCCAACTCTCAGCCCAAAAGCTTGCTCCGGCTAGCAAGGAAAAACGGATGGCGATCGCCATCCGCTTTTTTGTGTCAATTTTTCGGGCGCTCAGATAGGAAACCGATAGATAATGCCGCCGGACTCGGTCGCTTCGTACAAACCGTTGAGCTGCACCGCTTTTTCATCCAAATAAGCTTTGGCATCATCTAAGGAAAGATCGGTCTTTGTGGCAAAAATGATCGGGCTTACCACGCCATTATTCGCTTGCAGTTCGGTGAGAAAGAGTAACTCAAG is from Leptolyngbya iicbica LK and encodes:
- the dnaK gene encoding molecular chaperone DnaK, which encodes MGKVVGIDLGTTNSVVAVMEGGKPTVIANAEGFRTTPSVVSYAKNGDRLVGQIAKRGAVMNPENTFYSVKRFIGRRVDEVGTESTEVAYKVLTSGSSLKLDCPQAGKQFAPEEISAQVLRKLADDASKYLGETVTQAVITVPAYFNDSQRQATKDAGKIAGLEVLRIINEPTAASLAYGLDKKSNETILVFDLGGGTFDVSILEVGDGVFEVLSTSGDTHLGGDDFDKKIVDYLAEDFQRNEGIDLRKDKQALQRLTEAAEKAKIELSSAGQAEINLPFITATQDGPKHLETTLTRAKFEELVSDLIDRCRIPVEQSLKDAKLNRENIDEVVLVGGSTRIPAVQEVVKKILGKAPNQTVNPDEVVAIGAAIQGGVLAGEVKDILLLDVTPLSLGVETLGGVMTKLIPRNTTVPTKKSETFSTAVDGQTNVEIHVLQGEREMSTDNKSLGTFRLDGIPPAPRGVPQIEVTFDIDANGILSVTAKDKGTGKEQTISITGASTLDDNEVDRMVKDAEANAAADKERRERVELKNQADTLAYQAKKQIEELGDKVPADEKTKIDGQIKELEEAVASEDYDKMKSLTTEVQQALYSISANLYQQAGGPEAAAGGEAPGGDAGDAGSSGGEDVIDAEFTEPENK